The Candidatus Binatia bacterium genome has a window encoding:
- a CDS encoding metalloregulator ArsR/SmtB family transcription factor → MTKSHRSPPDDSCSHEPHEHQPSAPAVIERAAALFRCAGDESRLRLLELLMTGEHCVTELAEELDEKMSTMSERLRLLRADGLVSRRREGKHMYYQLADDHVRAILRMGLDHASEDL, encoded by the coding sequence TTGACCAAAAGCCATCGTTCGCCGCCGGATGATTCGTGCAGCCACGAGCCGCACGAGCATCAGCCCAGCGCGCCGGCAGTCATCGAGCGGGCGGCGGCACTGTTCCGCTGCGCAGGCGACGAAAGTCGCCTGCGCCTACTCGAACTGCTCATGACTGGCGAGCATTGCGTCACCGAGCTCGCAGAAGAGCTGGACGAAAAAATGTCGACAATGTCCGAGCGGCTGCGCTTGCTCCGAGCCGATGGGCTCGTCAGCCGACGCCGAGAGGGCAAGCATATGTATTACCAACTCGCCGACGACCACGTACGAGCCATTCTCCGCATGGGCCTGGATCACGCATCCGAGGATCTCTAG
- a CDS encoding nitroreductase/quinone reductase family protein, protein MTAQAAFYRYMLNPVMRALLRSPLHGIASGSIGILHFKGRRTGRSLDTPLSFMREGETIWLLSATTTRWWMNFRGADALPVEMEIAGKYYPGHARLFEGDSEALRDGVRRFIAAVPRDAPIYALKLDAQKQVREESLAAGAADLIVVRVDLG, encoded by the coding sequence ATGACTGCCCAAGCCGCCTTTTACCGCTACATGCTGAATCCCGTGATGCGTGCTCTTTTGCGATCGCCCCTGCATGGGATTGCGAGTGGCAGCATCGGTATCTTGCACTTCAAGGGCCGCCGCACCGGGCGTTCGTTGGACACGCCGCTGAGCTTTATGCGGGAGGGCGAAACGATTTGGCTGCTCTCGGCCACAACGACCCGCTGGTGGATGAATTTTCGCGGCGCTGATGCTCTTCCGGTCGAGATGGAAATCGCCGGAAAATATTATCCGGGTCATGCCCGGCTATTCGAAGGCGATAGTGAAGCGCTGCGTGATGGCGTGCGCCGATTCATCGCCGCGGTGCCGCGGGACGCCCCGATCTATGCGCTGAAACTCGATGCGCAAAAGCAGGTGAGGGAAGAGAGCCTGGCCGCCGGGGCGGCAGATTTGATCGTGGTGCGGGTCGACCTCGGCTAG
- a CDS encoding sulfatase, with the protein MNRTGGQAILKWQQHLILFLVALVAGTGAAFLTVDLLFPEEEASITESAPPRQDNVVLISIDTLRPDHLSLYGYPRETSPEIDAFFGKSELWKNAYAAEASTAPSVVSLLTGRLPQNHGVRLFYRHLGDDIPTLADILTTNGYDTSAIVSNIVLTAEATGLDQRFDHYDDFVDEREGIRKVWERRASRTTDAALEWLGNRASSASPHFLWVHYIDPHGPYRSPADKPRSFSHEGRQEIPLNRVPRYTRLKEDPTDGLLYIDRYDEEIAYMDREVGRLLDEYKTAGLVENTIFIFTADHGETMTDADRYFTHGYDTLEPVMRVPLAVRRPGNPDGVSTQPVSTMDIAPSVLAWLGLPVPTYMDGFPLGDRPAEAPVSLEATSRKKQIRAAISGNRKWTVRRDAQGKVQSRQTGQFRETDSPLAATVIAEPEAGDWVESPAAEVLEHWMRDDSYPENLTPEGAPPQWISGPKVAPGRSEKQIEGLRALGYVE; encoded by the coding sequence TTGAATCGAACTGGGGGTCAGGCAATTTTGAAGTGGCAACAACATCTAATCTTGTTTCTGGTCGCCCTGGTGGCCGGCACTGGCGCCGCGTTTCTCACCGTCGACCTCCTCTTTCCCGAGGAGGAAGCCTCGATCACCGAGAGTGCCCCGCCGCGACAAGACAACGTCGTCCTGATCAGCATCGACACGCTGCGGCCGGATCATCTAAGCCTCTACGGCTACCCTCGAGAGACCAGCCCGGAGATCGACGCCTTTTTCGGCAAGTCCGAACTTTGGAAGAATGCCTACGCCGCAGAAGCCAGCACTGCGCCGAGCGTGGTCTCCCTCCTGACCGGTCGCCTGCCGCAAAACCACGGCGTCCGACTTTTCTACAGGCACCTCGGCGACGACATCCCGACATTGGCCGATATCCTGACCACCAACGGCTACGATACGAGCGCCATCGTCTCCAACATCGTCCTGACCGCAGAAGCCACCGGCCTCGATCAACGGTTCGACCATTACGATGATTTTGTCGATGAACGCGAAGGCATCCGAAAGGTCTGGGAACGGCGCGCCTCTCGGACCACCGACGCCGCACTCGAATGGCTCGGGAATCGCGCCTCGAGCGCCTCGCCCCATTTCCTTTGGGTTCATTATATCGACCCGCACGGTCCCTACCGATCGCCGGCCGACAAGCCTCGCAGCTTTTCCCACGAAGGACGTCAGGAAATCCCCCTGAATCGAGTCCCGCGCTATACCCGACTCAAGGAAGACCCTACCGACGGACTCCTCTATATCGACCGCTACGACGAGGAAATTGCCTATATGGACCGCGAAGTCGGCCGACTGCTCGACGAGTACAAGACAGCCGGCCTTGTGGAAAACACGATTTTTATTTTCACGGCCGATCATGGGGAGACCATGACCGACGCCGACCGCTACTTCACGCACGGTTACGACACCCTTGAACCGGTCATGCGGGTGCCGCTGGCCGTGCGGCGTCCCGGCAATCCCGACGGCGTCTCGACCCAACCCGTTTCCACGATGGATATCGCACCCTCGGTTCTCGCCTGGCTGGGCCTGCCGGTGCCCACCTATATGGATGGTTTTCCACTTGGCGACCGCCCCGCCGAAGCGCCTGTTTCGCTCGAAGCGACCAGCCGTAAAAAGCAGATTCGCGCCGCCATTTCCGGCAACCGGAAATGGACCGTTCGACGAGATGCCCAAGGAAAGGTGCAAAGCCGACAAACGGGCCAATTCCGCGAGACCGACAGCCCTCTGGCAGCGACGGTTATCGCTGAGCCCGAGGCAGGAGACTGGGTCGAGTCACCTGCCGCCGAAGTTTTGGAACATTGGATGCGGGATGATTCCTATCCGGAAAATTTGACCCCGGAAGGCGCACCTCCGCAATGGATCTCGGGGCCAAAAGTCGCTCCGGGACGCAGCGAGAAACAGATCGAAGGACTGCGCGCGCTCGGATACGTCGAATAG
- a CDS encoding TetR/AcrR family transcriptional regulator codes for MEPAATRIRKQDLAEARTRMYRDLVFQAGEKVFAHKGFSESRMEDIAAEAGISLRTLYATYRGKKELYRQIEETRIGQLFASVVIDTGLPPLPRLLAVVRCYLTFLTSHPAYLRMHLRQGQSWAVQIGEGPQNMEGRIELGVPELEKIFREGMQDGTFFDGDPEVAARLMLANQQILLADWVRRGAPGNPDQILETVITQIERSFVPPAKLGHDLSLAARA; via the coding sequence ATGGAGCCCGCTGCCACACGTATTCGCAAGCAAGACCTCGCCGAAGCACGCACCCGGATGTACCGGGATCTGGTCTTTCAGGCAGGTGAAAAGGTTTTTGCACACAAGGGTTTCAGCGAGAGCAGAATGGAAGATATCGCGGCGGAAGCCGGGATATCGCTGCGAACGCTTTATGCGACCTATCGAGGCAAGAAGGAGCTCTACCGACAGATCGAAGAAACTCGGATCGGCCAGCTTTTTGCCTCTGTCGTCATCGATACAGGCCTTCCCCCCCTGCCCCGGCTCCTCGCGGTGGTGCGCTGCTACCTGACTTTCCTCACCTCGCATCCCGCCTACCTGCGCATGCATCTGCGGCAGGGACAGTCCTGGGCCGTCCAGATCGGAGAAGGACCCCAAAATATGGAGGGCCGGATCGAGTTGGGTGTCCCCGAATTGGAAAAGATTTTTCGGGAAGGCATGCAAGACGGGACATTCTTCGATGGGGACCCCGAGGTTGCCGCTAGACTGATGCTCGCCAACCAGCAGATCCTGCTGGCGGATTGGGTGCGACGCGGCGCGCCCGGGAATCCCGATCAGATCCTCGAGACCGTGATCACGCAAATCGAACGCAGCTTTGTCCCTCCGGCCAAACTCGGCCACGACCTCTCGCTCGCCGCGCGCGCCTGA
- a CDS encoding THUMP domain-containing protein, whose product MARALHFVATSTRGIEEVLAEELRGLGMRQVKPQRGAVEFQGRLRDGYRAVLWSRLASRIFLRLGRAEVHDADGLYAGAREVAWEDHIDRDRTIAVSFVGKSPEIRDTRFGALKVKDAIVDRLRDQRGVRPDVDAANPDVPIHVYLDHSVATFSLDLCGAPLHLRGGGGRMSGAAPLRETLAAALLLFCRWPERSAAGESFYDPFCGSGTLLLEAAGIAQQRAPALGRESFGFVGWSGHQPDVWRELQEEARAKLLPIEEIPNLLAGGDVDRRSIRDARANFSRLGVASLVEVVKGDMRSLAPPPDAPPGLLVANPPYGERLGDPEALVGLYQEFGDRLRRKFLGWHAGVIVANKFHAGALGLKPSARRPVFNGPIECRFLEFPISAKPPEKSGPGWRS is encoded by the coding sequence ATGGCACGGGCTCTCCATTTTGTTGCGACCTCCACCCGGGGGATCGAGGAAGTTCTCGCAGAGGAATTGCGAGGTCTGGGAATGCGTCAGGTCAAGCCGCAACGCGGGGCGGTCGAATTTCAGGGCCGCCTGCGTGACGGCTATCGTGCGGTGCTTTGGTCCCGGCTTGCCAGCCGAATTTTTCTTCGCCTCGGGCGGGCGGAGGTGCATGATGCCGATGGTCTCTACGCCGGGGCTCGCGAAGTGGCCTGGGAGGATCATATCGATCGAGATCGCACGATCGCGGTCTCCTTTGTCGGCAAATCACCCGAAATCCGAGACACTCGATTTGGCGCGCTCAAGGTGAAGGATGCCATCGTGGATCGTCTGCGCGATCAACGGGGCGTGCGCCCCGATGTCGATGCGGCAAACCCCGACGTACCCATTCACGTCTATCTCGACCATTCGGTAGCGACCTTCAGTCTGGATCTCTGCGGCGCACCTTTGCATTTGCGCGGAGGTGGCGGTCGGATGTCCGGGGCCGCCCCGTTGCGCGAAACTTTGGCCGCGGCACTTCTCCTGTTTTGTCGGTGGCCCGAGCGATCAGCCGCCGGCGAATCTTTTTACGATCCTTTCTGCGGTTCGGGTACCTTGCTGCTCGAGGCCGCCGGTATCGCGCAACAACGGGCGCCCGCACTCGGCCGGGAGTCTTTCGGGTTTGTGGGCTGGTCAGGTCATCAGCCCGACGTATGGCGGGAACTGCAGGAAGAGGCCCGGGCGAAGCTCCTGCCGATCGAAGAGATCCCCAATCTGCTCGCAGGCGGCGATGTCGACCGGCGCAGTATTCGCGATGCGCGCGCGAATTTCTCGCGGCTTGGCGTCGCGTCCCTGGTCGAGGTGGTGAAAGGCGATATGCGCTCGCTGGCGCCGCCGCCGGACGCCCCGCCGGGTCTTCTGGTGGCCAATCCACCTTATGGCGAAAGGCTCGGGGACCCGGAGGCGTTGGTGGGTCTTTATCAAGAGTTTGGGGACCGCCTGCGGCGCAAGTTTCTCGGCTGGCATGCCGGCGTGATCGTTGCCAACAAGTTTCATGCGGGCGCTCTGGGTCTGAAGCCCTCGGCGCGTCGTCCTGTTTTCAACGGACCCATCGAATGCCGATTTCTCGAGTTTCCGATCTCGGCAAAGCCGCCTGAAAAATCCGGTCCCGGCTGGCGAAGCTGA
- the xylA gene encoding xylose isomerase, with translation MQEFFPGIGKIPFEGPRSSNPFAYRFYEADRMVHGRRMEDHLRIAVCWWHTLCAPGSDVFGAPTLNRPWHAAGGDEMAQARQKVAVGFEFFEKLGNPYFCFHDRDIAPEGDTLAASCDLFDRILEDVEAAMARSGTKLLWGTANLFGHPRYAAGAATNPDPEIFAYAAAQVKHVLEATHRLGGENYVLWGGREGYDTLLNTDLRREQEQLGRFLSLVVEHKHRIGFSGTILIEPKPCEPTKHQYDTDAATVIGFLRRFGLEKEVKLNIEVNHATLAGHSFHHEIAWALAEGMLGSVDANRGDPQNGWDTDQFPNDHVELTPALFEILKAGGLDSGGFNFDAHLRRQSIAPEDLFHAHIGGIDTLARALLCAEALFADGALQAHVDERYDGWEGSLGKEILSGEASLADLDKRVRDQSLDPSPRSARQEMLENLLNRFT, from the coding sequence ATGCAAGAGTTCTTTCCCGGCATCGGAAAAATCCCCTTCGAAGGACCGCGGTCCAGCAACCCCTTTGCGTATCGGTTCTACGAAGCCGATCGAATGGTGCACGGCCGCAGAATGGAGGACCATCTGCGCATTGCTGTCTGCTGGTGGCATACCCTCTGCGCGCCCGGCAGTGATGTTTTCGGGGCGCCGACGCTCAACCGGCCCTGGCATGCCGCGGGCGGCGACGAGATGGCGCAGGCAAGGCAGAAGGTCGCCGTTGGTTTCGAGTTCTTCGAGAAGCTCGGGAATCCCTATTTCTGCTTTCACGACCGCGACATCGCCCCGGAAGGAGACACTCTTGCCGCGAGTTGTGACCTTTTTGATCGGATCCTTGAAGACGTCGAAGCCGCGATGGCACGCAGCGGCACCAAACTCCTATGGGGCACGGCCAATCTTTTCGGTCATCCCCGCTACGCCGCCGGTGCCGCTACCAATCCCGACCCGGAGATCTTCGCTTATGCGGCCGCCCAGGTTAAGCATGTCCTCGAGGCGACGCATCGGCTTGGCGGCGAAAATTATGTGCTTTGGGGCGGACGCGAGGGCTACGATACGCTGCTCAACACCGACCTGCGCCGTGAGCAGGAACAACTCGGGCGGTTCTTGAGTCTCGTCGTCGAACACAAGCATCGCATCGGTTTCTCCGGCACCATTCTCATCGAACCGAAACCCTGCGAGCCGACCAAGCATCAATACGACACCGATGCCGCTACCGTGATCGGTTTCTTGCGACGCTTTGGTCTGGAAAAAGAAGTAAAGCTTAATATCGAGGTCAATCATGCCACTCTGGCCGGACATTCCTTCCATCACGAAATTGCCTGGGCGCTCGCCGAAGGCATGCTCGGTAGCGTGGATGCCAACCGAGGCGACCCCCAAAACGGGTGGGATACCGACCAATTCCCCAACGATCACGTCGAGCTGACGCCTGCTCTTTTCGAGATTCTCAAAGCCGGCGGACTCGACAGCGGCGGTTTCAACTTTGACGCCCATTTGCGGCGACAGAGTATCGCACCCGAGGACCTCTTCCATGCCCATATCGGCGGGATCGACACACTCGCCCGAGCGCTTCTTTGCGCCGAAGCGCTATTCGCTGATGGCGCTCTGCAAGCGCACGTCGATGAACGCTACGATGGCTGGGAGGGTTCTCTTGGCAAGGAGATCCTGAGCGGGGAGGCGTCTCTTGCCGATCTGGACAAACGGGTCCGTGATCAAAGTCTGGACCCCTCGCCACGCAGCGCGCGACAGGAAATGCTCGAAAACCTTCTCAATCGCTTCACCTGA
- a CDS encoding CoA transferase gives MAANSTDTPLRGIEVIDLAGEAGAMTGRILADLGASVVRLEAPEGDPLRATAPRDDHGQSLRHRAWSLGKKLERLDRPADLPARLSHADIILDTPDATPFGRLDPAIAPQSVWVRITPFGAIGPRAHWRGTDLGILASTGNLFATGEPDRPPVRCAEPVAYAHTGPEAAFAALTALASGRPQIVDLSMQETILSANMGGPGNFPGTGERGLRKGAVTGRTREIWRCRDGYVSFGLRGGRARLKSLAILTDLLREEGLLNPAWEERDWLSYDAKTAAEAELRSLEEPLGKLFSRRSMREWYQLACETNLMLAPAAGPDEILARAQNQDREVFHTEGELRGLPARMALWRSGPDTGLSQAVEATSNTPDQGCWEGLRVVEFGSGAAGPIAARYFAENGATVIKVESRERPDFLRAMWAQASPHGLEGSPLFSALNPGKKSITLDLKDPTGLARARDLIQWSDLVLENFAPRAMRGFGLDFESLVADQPDLIMISTCLNGQTGPHRNYPGFGGQGSALAGYNFLTGWPDREPLGPYGTITDSLAPRFTATLAAAALLRRRRNGQGGHYDLSQVEAAEYALGPWLLAYAQTGKAGTRNGNRHPDAAPHGVFPTRGKERWIAIACHTDAQWVSLAEELNLATEGRARAAQRQTDLDSLESEIRQATKELDAEALATRLQERGIEAVPVADFGDVFGDATLRARDHFQTLQHPILGERFYERNGFRMSQATAGYRAPTPLLGQHDDELAQILAGD, from the coding sequence ATGGCTGCCAATTCCACAGATACGCCCCTGCGCGGTATTGAGGTTATCGATCTGGCCGGAGAAGCCGGAGCGATGACCGGCAGGATTCTCGCTGATCTCGGGGCCAGCGTGGTTCGTCTGGAAGCCCCTGAGGGCGATCCTCTGCGCGCTACAGCGCCCCGTGACGACCATGGGCAGTCGCTGCGTCATCGGGCATGGAGCCTTGGCAAGAAACTGGAACGACTTGATCGACCAGCCGACCTGCCCGCTCGGCTCTCCCACGCCGACATCATTCTCGATACGCCTGACGCTACTCCTTTCGGAAGGCTCGACCCGGCAATCGCCCCGCAATCCGTCTGGGTCCGCATCACTCCTTTCGGTGCCATCGGCCCGCGGGCCCATTGGCGCGGAACCGACCTCGGAATTCTGGCCTCCACGGGCAACCTCTTCGCCACAGGCGAGCCTGACCGTCCCCCCGTCCGATGCGCCGAACCTGTCGCCTACGCTCACACGGGACCGGAAGCCGCCTTCGCCGCGCTCACGGCGCTGGCCAGCGGACGGCCACAAATCGTGGATCTGTCGATGCAGGAGACCATCCTCAGCGCGAATATGGGCGGCCCGGGCAATTTCCCCGGTACCGGTGAGCGCGGATTGCGCAAGGGCGCTGTCACTGGACGCACGCGCGAAATTTGGCGCTGCCGGGATGGGTATGTGAGTTTCGGCTTGCGGGGCGGTCGAGCGCGGCTCAAAAGTTTGGCGATTTTGACCGACTTGCTGCGCGAGGAAGGCTTGCTCAACCCGGCATGGGAGGAGCGGGATTGGCTGAGCTATGACGCCAAAACCGCAGCGGAAGCCGAGCTACGATCGCTGGAGGAACCGCTCGGCAAACTCTTCTCTCGTCGCTCGATGCGGGAATGGTACCAACTTGCGTGCGAGACAAACCTGATGCTGGCCCCGGCGGCAGGCCCCGACGAGATTCTCGCGCGGGCGCAAAATCAGGACCGAGAAGTTTTTCATACCGAGGGTGAGCTCCGCGGGCTGCCGGCGCGGATGGCACTTTGGCGAAGCGGCCCCGATACCGGCCTCTCCCAGGCCGTCGAGGCAACAAGCAACACGCCGGATCAGGGCTGCTGGGAGGGCCTTCGCGTTGTCGAATTCGGCAGCGGCGCCGCCGGACCGATCGCAGCCCGCTACTTTGCGGAAAACGGTGCTACCGTCATCAAGGTCGAATCCAGAGAAAGACCCGATTTCCTGAGGGCGATGTGGGCTCAGGCCAGCCCGCATGGGCTCGAGGGCTCCCCTCTCTTCAGCGCGCTGAACCCGGGCAAGAAAAGCATCACCCTGGACCTCAAGGACCCCACAGGTCTCGCTCGCGCCCGCGACCTGATCCAGTGGTCCGACCTCGTTCTGGAAAACTTTGCCCCCCGCGCCATGAGGGGCTTCGGTTTGGACTTCGAGTCTCTGGTGGCCGACCAACCCGACCTGATCATGATCTCCACCTGCCTGAACGGACAAACTGGCCCGCACCGCAACTACCCCGGGTTTGGCGGACAAGGCTCGGCGCTCGCGGGCTATAATTTCCTCACCGGATGGCCGGATCGCGAACCTCTCGGCCCCTACGGCACGATCACGGATTCGCTGGCGCCTCGCTTTACCGCGACCCTGGCTGCGGCCGCCCTGCTCCGCAGGCGCCGCAACGGACAAGGCGGGCATTACGACCTCTCGCAGGTCGAGGCGGCCGAGTATGCTCTGGGGCCCTGGCTGCTCGCCTACGCCCAGACCGGGAAAGCGGGCACACGTAACGGAAATCGGCATCCGGACGCGGCACCGCATGGCGTCTTTCCCACCCGTGGCAAAGAACGCTGGATCGCCATCGCCTGCCACACCGACGCGCAATGGGTTTCGCTGGCCGAGGAACTGAACCTCGCCACAGAAGGCCGCGCCCGTGCGGCCCAGCGCCAGACGGATCTCGATTCACTGGAAAGCGAAATCCGCCAGGCCACCAAGGAGCTCGACGCCGAAGCTTTGGCCACGCGCCTGCAGGAACGCGGAATCGAGGCAGTTCCCGTAGCCGACTTCGGTGACGTCTTTGGAGATGCCACGCTCCGTGCCCGCGACCACTTCCAAACCTTGCAGCACCCAATTCTCGGCGAACGCTTCTATGAGCGCAACGGTTTCCGCATGAGTCAGGCAACGGCCGGGTACCGTGCCCCGACACCATTGCTCGGCCAGCATGACGACGAGCTTGCACAAATTCTCGCTGGCGACTGA
- a CDS encoding nitroreductase family deazaflavin-dependent oxidoreductase, which produces MSEEKPKYPPSTEAQLRIAKPLLKIGGRINTWIYRATGGTWGRSFFGDGEVGILRVTGRKSGKIFDIPLCFARDGEDVIIIASQGGMPKHPLWYLNLVANPEVTFEIGPKRVDYRAETVPEGETRERLWALAMESYGDFDNYQARTTRKIPVIRLSPS; this is translated from the coding sequence ATGAGTGAAGAGAAGCCCAAATACCCGCCCTCCACCGAAGCCCAGCTGCGAATCGCAAAACCCCTTCTGAAGATTGGCGGCCGCATCAACACCTGGATCTACCGGGCCACGGGCGGCACATGGGGACGCAGCTTTTTCGGAGACGGCGAAGTCGGGATCTTGCGGGTCACGGGTCGCAAGAGCGGGAAGATCTTTGATATCCCGCTCTGTTTTGCGCGAGACGGCGAGGACGTGATCATCATTGCCTCACAAGGCGGGATGCCCAAGCACCCACTCTGGTACCTCAATTTGGTCGCCAATCCCGAGGTCACCTTCGAGATCGGGCCCAAGCGTGTCGACTACCGCGCCGAGACCGTGCCAGAGGGCGAAACCCGGGAACGACTCTGGGCGCTCGCAATGGAATCCTACGGGGATTTCGACAACTATCAGGCTCGAACCACGCGCAAGATCCCGGTCATCCGACTCTCGCCGAGCTAA
- a CDS encoding WYL domain-containing protein, producing the protein MEFEMPQMMAAAKGVEKAGESRKPNYGATKRCLQVFLELLRTPGGRDLETLADQLDVSSRTMTRYTKILQESLFDETNQPLVEVRQQGARRHLRVRGAEVGVDPAAHQAAAMFFSVAALRALRGTAVGESGDVLWQQTLKKLPLKTREALDQIEKRFFYVPFAPKDYRDHDEVLDVLFQAVLRRRTVRLAYRKPSGRRNWHSFHPFTMVLYRDAIYILGASDRHAHPIYLAVDRIEELEVTGEKFRIPKDYDPEKMTRDGFGIWSGKECEVALRLSGRAAEQVPERLHQRTVRLSTTQGGDVLLKAKLRGWQELAWWILSWGRDIEVLSPSDLRKYVAEEHQAAARLYNGD; encoded by the coding sequence GTGGAATTTGAGATGCCGCAGATGATGGCTGCAGCGAAGGGAGTCGAAAAGGCAGGCGAGTCTCGCAAGCCGAACTACGGGGCGACCAAGCGTTGCCTGCAAGTCTTTCTGGAACTTTTGCGGACTCCGGGGGGACGCGATTTGGAGACCCTCGCAGACCAGCTGGACGTCTCGTCTCGAACGATGACCCGCTATACCAAGATCCTGCAGGAGTCTTTATTCGACGAGACCAACCAGCCTCTTGTCGAAGTCCGTCAGCAAGGGGCTCGTCGGCATTTGCGTGTCCGGGGCGCCGAAGTCGGTGTCGATCCGGCCGCACATCAGGCTGCAGCGATGTTTTTCTCGGTGGCAGCTTTGCGTGCGCTGCGGGGGACAGCGGTGGGCGAGAGTGGCGACGTTCTGTGGCAACAGACGCTGAAAAAACTTCCGTTGAAGACGCGGGAAGCCCTCGATCAAATCGAGAAACGCTTTTTCTATGTGCCGTTCGCGCCAAAGGATTACCGGGATCACGATGAGGTGCTCGATGTCCTTTTTCAGGCCGTATTGAGGCGTCGCACGGTGCGTCTTGCGTATCGCAAGCCGTCGGGGCGACGAAATTGGCATTCCTTTCATCCCTTCACGATGGTGTTGTACCGGGACGCGATCTATATCCTCGGGGCATCCGATCGACACGCACATCCTATTTACCTTGCGGTGGATCGCATCGAGGAGCTTGAGGTAACCGGAGAGAAGTTCCGCATTCCCAAAGACTACGATCCCGAAAAAATGACGCGTGACGGGTTCGGCATCTGGAGTGGAAAGGAATGCGAGGTTGCCTTGCGTTTGTCGGGCCGCGCGGCCGAGCAGGTTCCCGAGCGCCTGCACCAAAGAACCGTTCGGCTGTCGACCACTCAAGGTGGCGACGTTTTGCTGAAGGCCAAGCTGCGCGGGTGGCAGGAGTTGGCTTGGTGGATTCTCTCCTGGGGACGCGACATCGAGGTCCTGAGCCCATCCGATCTGCGCAAATATGTCGCCGAGGAACACCAGGCGGCGGCGCGTCTTTATAACGGAGATTAG
- a CDS encoding 2-hydroxychromene-2-carboxylate isomerase, whose protein sequence is MAQRLEFFFDYGSPYSYFADTQLPGLIERTGCEVAYRPMLLGGVFKSVGSHSPAAEPVEAKRRHFAVELRRSVAHYGVPFESPPGWPINTLQIMRTAHAAQREGVFDAFHQAVYTAFWGSGKAIGDLRVFASILREAGLPAEALLAASLEPDVKTELRDTTEEAVERGAFGAPTFFLDEEMFFGADRIPYIEKILT, encoded by the coding sequence ATGGCCCAGCGCTTGGAATTCTTTTTCGATTACGGAAGCCCCTATAGTTACTTTGCCGACACGCAACTGCCCGGTCTGATCGAGCGCACCGGCTGTGAAGTTGCCTATCGCCCGATGCTGTTGGGCGGAGTGTTCAAATCTGTGGGAAGTCATTCGCCCGCGGCCGAACCGGTCGAGGCCAAGCGCCGTCATTTTGCGGTGGAGCTACGGCGATCGGTGGCTCACTACGGGGTTCCGTTCGAGAGCCCCCCGGGCTGGCCGATCAATACGCTGCAAATCATGCGGACCGCGCACGCGGCACAGCGTGAGGGCGTTTTCGATGCCTTTCATCAAGCGGTCTACACGGCCTTCTGGGGGTCAGGGAAGGCGATTGGTGACCTGCGTGTCTTCGCCAGTATTTTGCGGGAAGCGGGATTGCCCGCGGAGGCCCTGCTTGCGGCTTCTCTGGAGCCTGATGTGAAGACAGAGCTGCGGGATACGACCGAGGAGGCCGTGGAGCGCGGGGCTTTCGGGGCTCCGACCTTCTTTCTCGATGAGGAGATGTTCTTTGGCGCTGACCGGATTCCGTATATCGAGAAAATTCTGACCTGA